From Bacteroidota bacterium, a single genomic window includes:
- a CDS encoding 1-acyl-sn-glycerol-3-phosphate acyltransferase, producing MNSFSLIYEITRPITMPAIRIFYKRIQISNLKHLSKKGPVFICSNHVNAFMDPISIQLHTSRQIFSLARGDAFKKPFMRWLLTQWKLIPIYRLSEGAENLGRNEETFMTCSKVLSGGNALVIYPEAICVQERRLRKLKKGAARIAFGVEEQMDFGSNLVLLPVGLNYSAPPKFRSNLFMNFGEPIATAKYAELYKLDKAKALNELTAELERAMKKLVVNIQHKENDHLVEDIYLIYKEQLMIELGLNPRDLEADFQVSCDIANAVNYFQDNQPQWVEEVRLKVSAYMDVLRDREIPDHLLTAKGLQSIKVVRVGVDILIFIIGMPLFFVGLMTNYPPYKLGHVAADKLAKEVEFHASVNMTVAWFSWIAYYAAQLIVVGLLFHSWLLLGIYALLVPLTGLYVLGLSPVLKEAAGRRKLFSLMKRSKTQFENTVRQRVELIGFFEKAKTDYCRYIKSLN from the coding sequence ATGAACAGTTTCTCTCTTATTTATGAAATTACCAGGCCGATAACGATGCCTGCTATCCGTATATTTTATAAACGGATCCAGATCAGTAATCTTAAGCACCTGTCAAAGAAAGGTCCTGTATTTATTTGCAGCAACCATGTGAATGCTTTCATGGATCCGATTTCAATACAATTACATACCAGTCGCCAGATATTTTCTCTTGCGCGCGGCGACGCGTTTAAAAAACCATTCATGCGTTGGCTGCTTACTCAGTGGAAACTGATTCCGATCTATCGTTTATCGGAAGGAGCTGAAAATCTTGGGAGGAACGAAGAAACATTTATGACCTGCAGTAAGGTCCTTAGCGGGGGCAATGCTCTTGTCATTTATCCTGAAGCAATTTGTGTGCAGGAACGCAGGCTGCGTAAACTAAAAAAAGGTGCAGCCCGTATTGCTTTTGGTGTTGAGGAGCAAATGGATTTTGGAAGTAACCTCGTTCTGTTGCCGGTAGGATTGAATTATTCGGCTCCCCCAAAATTCCGGAGTAATTTATTTATGAATTTCGGAGAACCTATTGCGACGGCTAAATATGCTGAGCTTTATAAGCTCGACAAGGCAAAGGCTCTGAATGAGCTGACAGCCGAACTGGAGCGCGCAATGAAGAAGCTGGTGGTGAATATTCAGCATAAGGAGAACGACCATTTAGTTGAAGATATTTATCTGATATATAAGGAGCAATTAATGATTGAATTGGGGCTCAACCCCCGCGATCTTGAAGCTGATTTTCAGGTGAGTTGTGATATAGCAAATGCCGTAAATTATTTTCAAGACAATCAGCCGCAATGGGTAGAGGAGGTAAGGCTAAAAGTAAGCGCATATATGGATGTGTTACGTGATCGGGAAATACCCGATCATTTGCTTACTGCAAAAGGTCTGCAAAGTATAAAAGTTGTGAGAGTTGGAGTCGATATTCTGATCTTTATTATTGGTATGCCATTGTTTTTCGTTGGTTTAATGACGAATTATCCACCATATAAATTGGGTCACGTTGCTGCTGATAAATTGGCCAAAGAAGTAGAGTTTCATGCCTCAGTTAATATGACGGTTGCCTGGTTTTCCTGGATAGCCTACTATGCAGCGCAGCTGATAGTAGTCGGGCTGTTATTTCACAGTTGGCTATTATTGGGTATATATGCGTTGTTAGTGCCCCTTACCGGTTTGTATGTATTGGGTCTATCTCCGGTGCTGAAGGAGGCTGCAGGTCGCAGAAAGCTTTTTAGCCTGATGAAAAGAAGTAAAACTCAGTTTGAAAACACGGTCAGGCAAAGGGTGGAGTTGATCGGTTTCTTTGAAAAGGCGAAAACAGATTATTGCAGGTATATAAAGTCGTTGAATTAA